The nucleotide window ATATTGGGAGCACCGGTTGTTATTTGGTTGTTGGTCCGAAAGAGGAATTTTAGATGATAATTGGAATCCTGCTTAACCACAAAGTCCGCAAGGGAGACGCTAAGTAAACAAAGCTTTGCGAACTTTGCGATATTCTTTGTGCCCTTTGCGGTTAAAAAAAATAAAATATGTCAAACAATATCTTAACCACTCAAAATTTAAGCATTGGTTATTCCTCCAAAAAGGAAACAATAACCATTGCCGAAAACCTCAACCTGAACTTACAGGCAGGAAAATTGACTGCTTTGATTGGTGCCAATGGTATTGGAAAATCGACTTTGTTGCGCACGATTACTGGGATTCAAAAACCTTTGCAGGGAACTGTATTTCTGAATGATAAAAAAATATCCAGTTATGAACCTTTAGCTTTAGCACAAAACTTAAGCATGGTTTTGACCGAAAAATTGCCTCCGAGTAATTTAACTGTTTTTGAATTGGTGGCATTGGGTCGCCAGCCTTACACCAATTGGATTGGGACTTTATCGGATGCAGACATTCAAATTGTTCAGAATGCGATAGAATTGACGCAAATTAGTCATTTGTCCCAAAAAAAACATTACGAAATAAGTGATGGCCAACTCCAAAAGGTTTTAATTGCTAGAGCTTTGGCACAAGACACCCCTTTGATTATTTTGGACGAGCCCACAACTCATTTGGATTTACTGCATAAAGTTTCGTTGCTGAAACTCTTAAAAAAACTAACCCACGAAACCGGAAAATGCATTTTGTTTTCGACTCACGATATCGAAATGGCTATTCAATTGAGTGACGAAATGATTATTATGACTCCCGAAACAGTGGTACAGGACGAACCTTGTAATTTAATACGCAAAGGAAGTTTCAATACTTTATTCAAAGATGAACATATCGTTTTTGATAATGAAAAAGGGAAGTTCATAATTGTTTAATTTCTGCTTTTTTTTTTGAACCTTCGAAACCCTTTCTTTTCGGCATTATTTTTAAAAAACCAACTGTTATTTTTTTATTTTACAAATAAACACACTGAATAACAGATAATTACATTTAAATAATGTAAATTTGTCCTCCTCATTTTTCACTCCCTGAGTCTTTACTGATCTACATTATTAAAAACAATTTTAAATTTTTTAATTATGGAACATTTGTACAGAATCCCCAAAAAAATTATTGTTTTAGGTTTACTATTATTCTTTTTTTCCTGCAGTCAGGACGAAACGGTTAATAGCAATTTGCAAACAAACGAGACCCAATCGTTTTCTGCAAAAATGAGTAACGAAAAACTCAATGTCTTTAAAGGTCCTGAAGTTGCGCTTGGATACGGAAAAGTACGTTCCTGGGTTAGCGTAAACAAAGAAGGATTCCCTAGTGAGATTGGAATTGAAATTACGCCGGAAGCCTTTAAAAACCTTTCCGATGAAAACGCAAAATCCGTTCCTCCAGAAGGAGCTACAATTGTTGTTCCATTGCATGAGAAAGCTATGCAATCAACTCCTTTTGACCACATTGGACTCAACTGGAATCCTCACGGACATGAACCTGTAGGTTTTTTTGATGTACCACATTTTGACATTCATTTCTATATGATTTCTGTTGAAGAACAAATGGCAATACCGGCTTGGTCTCCCGCAACGAATGACGCTTTCAATAACTACCCTCCTCCTGGTTATTTACCAGCTGATTACGGAACTCCTCCTGGTCCGGCAACTGCGGAAGCTGAAATGGGAAAACATTGGGCTCCCAATAATTTACCAACATTACTTCCTTTTACCAAAGTTTTGATTTATGGTACTTTTGATGGTGAATTCATTTTTATAGAACCAATGATTACTTTAAACTATTTTCTTTCTAAAGAAGATTTCAGCATACCTTACTCACAACCTGATTTCTTTGCAAAATCTGGAAATTACCCAACAAAGTATAATGTTTTTCATAATTCTACTAACGGAAACACTTATGTTACACTAAGCGATTTTGTATGGCGAACAAAAAAATAAATAACAATGAGGAAGCAGAAAAACGTTTCCTCATTTTACTTCCTTATCTATTGTTTTCCAACAAGGAAAGAGACAATTTTTCTTTCTAAAACCATTCATAAGTTGTTTATCTTTGTAAGAGTCATAAAAACTAACTATGAAATACTTACTAAAAACAGCCTTGATTTTTTGGATTGCCATAGGTTCTGCACAGACAAAATTGGAATTGACACCAAAAGGTTTTCTTCCTTTGGAAATAGCAATGCCAAATCATCCGATTAATGAATTAATAGAAATGTCCAAAGACTGGGCATATTCTCATTATTTTGTAAAAGGTTGTGATATTTTTGATGTTACCACAAATTCCTTAACCATTGAAGCTCCTTATGAAAATGCGTATTATTACAGAAATCTAGGCGTAGAATATGATTTTGATATCAAATACACCCTTAAAATTGTGTTTGGAGAGAATCAAAAATATACACTTACTTTTACCGTAAAAGAAATTTACATCAATAATAATCCGATAAAGACAACTGTAACTGATTTTTTTACTTCCGAAGGTATATTAAAAGATGCTTTCAAAGAAGCAAAACCTTCATTGGAAATCAGCGTAAATAAAATTATAAAATCATATACTAAGTACATCGCCCAATAAGGACACATTCGCCGCAACATCTTAAAAACAAATTAGTTAAAAAGTATAAAGCAATTAAAAAAAAGAAACTTATATATTCATAAATCTGAAATCAAAAATCGTTAATCAAAAATCTTCGATCTAATTTGCCTTTTCGCCTCGCCGACCACAAAAGCAACGGAATTGGCAATATTAAAACTTCTAATTAATGGCGACATCGGAATGGTTAGGTGATTTTCGAATAACGCCAAAACCTCTTTACTCAAACCAACACTTTCTTTCCCAAAAACCAACCAATCTCCATCCTGGAATTTAGCATCATAAATCGATGTTGAAGCATGGGAACTCATCAGGAAAACTCTTGATTTATCAGGAATTTGCAACATCCATTCCGCTATATTTTGGTATTCAGTTACATCCAGATGTACCCAATAATCGAGTCCGGAACGTTTCAGATTTTTATCATTAATAACAAATCCAAAAGGATGTATTAAATGTAAACGGCTTTCTGTGCCTACACACAAACGGCCAATGTTTCCGGTATTATTTGGTATTTCAGGTTCTACGAGAACGATGTTTAGCATTGTGATTTAAGATTTTTGATTACAGATTTTTGATTGCTGATGGCATCGGTAATTTAGATTATTTGATTTTCAGAATTGATATTCTCATTGAAATCTTCAACTTCTAAAACTTCACCAGCTTTTAGGTCGAGCAAATGTACTTCTCCAATTCGGACTCTAATCAATCTCAGTGTCGGAAAACCAACAGCCGAAGTCATTTTGCGAACTTGCCGAAATTTTCCTTCGTTGACAGTAATAGAAGCCCAGGATGTGGGACCATGGCGTTCGTCACGAATCTTTTTCCCCCTAGGCCCAAAATTAGGAATTTCGTTTACAATAAAAGCTTCACAGGGTTTTGTTTTATATTTCCCGCCGTTAAAACCAATTTCGACACCTTTTTTTAATTCTTCGATTGCCACTGGAGTGATAATCCCGTCGACTTGTACATAATATTCCTTATCGACTTTTTTGCTCCGAATAATTTCACTCATTTTTCCGTCGGTAGTCAATAAAAGTAATCCTTCGGAATCTTCATCAAGTCGGCCAATAGCCATTGTTCCTTCGGGAAAATCATATAATTCTCCCAAGAGTTTCTTCTTGCGTTTTAATTCGTAGATAAATTGACTCAAATAACCGTATGGTTTATGAAGAATGAAATGACGGTGGGACATTTTTGTTTTTTATTTTAGAAATGCAAAGATAGTTTTGTTTTTGAAGTTTATAACAAAATGAAATTGACCTAGAAATCGCATTAACATTTTTATAGATTTTTTCACGCAGATTTTTTTAATAGCACATAAAATAAAATTCGTGCAAATTACATCTAATACCTAATCTTAATTAAAATATCATTTTTCAAATTTGTGCTAATTTGTGGAATTTGTGGAATTTGTGGCCATCCCGTAATCCGATATTAATGTTGATTTATTATCGGAATCGGATAAATTCGTGAAATTTTATTTTTAAAAACTAAGTACTACGTATTAATGCGTACTTTTACGCTCTCAAAAAGAATATTTATGTCAACATTACTTCCTTTCCTATTGGTTTTCATTATTGCCCTTGCAATTGGCATTTTCATTGGTAAACTAATTTTTTCTGCACGTTTTCAGTCGGAAAAAGTTAGTTTGGAAGAGAAATTAATTGCTTTGAATTCTCAGATAAACCAACAAAAAGAACAATTTTCGGTAGAAAAAATTATCTTCGAAAAGCAACTGGAATTGGCTAATTCCGAAAAAGAAAACATTAGAAACGAGAAAGACAGCCTTGCCATTCAACTCACAAAAAAGGAAGTTGATTTTGAAAATCTTTGGGAACGAAATAAGGAACAAAAAAACGAAGTAGAACAACTTCAGGAAAAATTTACCAAAGAATTTGAAAATCTTGCCAATAAAATATTAGACGAAAAGTCAAATAAATTTACGGAGCAAAACAAGGAAAACATGAAAAGTATCTTGTCTCCATTGCAGGATAAAATTCAGTTATTCGAAAAGAAAGTCGAAGACACCCATAAAGAAAGCATTGACTATCACGCCGCTTTGCGCCAACAAATATTAGGCTTACGCGAAATGAACGCTCAAATGAGCAAAGAAACCATTAACCTGACCAAAGCCCTGAAAGGGGACAGCAAAATGCAGGGGAATTGGGGTGAGTTGGTACTGGAACGTGTCCTCGAAAAATCTGGACTGGAAAAAGGACGTGAGTACGAAGTACAGCAAAGTTTTACCACCGAAGAAGGAAATCGCGTATTTCCAGACGTTGTTATCAATTTACCCGACGGAAAAAAGATGATTGTCGATTCTAAAGTTTCTTTGACTGCGTATGAAAAATACATCAATGAAGATGAAGATGAAACCACAAAAAACCGCTATTTGAAAGAACA belongs to Flavobacterium gilvum and includes:
- a CDS encoding ABC transporter ATP-binding protein, with protein sequence MSNNILTTQNLSIGYSSKKETITIAENLNLNLQAGKLTALIGANGIGKSTLLRTITGIQKPLQGTVFLNDKKISSYEPLALAQNLSMVLTEKLPPSNLTVFELVALGRQPYTNWIGTLSDADIQIVQNAIELTQISHLSQKKHYEISDGQLQKVLIARALAQDTPLIILDEPTTHLDLLHKVSLLKLLKKLTHETGKCILFSTHDIEMAIQLSDEMIIMTPETVVQDEPCNLIRKGSFNTLFKDEHIVFDNEKGKFIIV
- a CDS encoding tRNA (cytidine(34)-2'-O)-methyltransferase, whose protein sequence is MLNIVLVEPEIPNNTGNIGRLCVGTESRLHLIHPFGFVINDKNLKRSGLDYWVHLDVTEYQNIAEWMLQIPDKSRVFLMSSHASTSIYDAKFQDGDWLVFGKESVGLSKEVLALFENHLTIPMSPLIRSFNIANSVAFVVGEAKRQIRSKIFD
- a CDS encoding pseudouridine synthase, which translates into the protein MSHRHFILHKPYGYLSQFIYELKRKKKLLGELYDFPEGTMAIGRLDEDSEGLLLLTTDGKMSEIIRSKKVDKEYYVQVDGIITPVAIEELKKGVEIGFNGGKYKTKPCEAFIVNEIPNFGPRGKKIRDERHGPTSWASITVNEGKFRQVRKMTSAVGFPTLRLIRVRIGEVHLLDLKAGEVLEVEDFNENINSENQII
- the rmuC gene encoding DNA recombination protein RmuC: MSTLLPFLLVFIIALAIGIFIGKLIFSARFQSEKVSLEEKLIALNSQINQQKEQFSVEKIIFEKQLELANSEKENIRNEKDSLAIQLTKKEVDFENLWERNKEQKNEVEQLQEKFTKEFENLANKILDEKSNKFTEQNKENMKSILSPLQDKIQLFEKKVEDTHKESIDYHAALRQQILGLREMNAQMSKETINLTKALKGDSKMQGNWGELVLERVLEKSGLEKGREYEVQQSFTTEEGNRVFPDVVINLPDGKKMIVDSKVSLTAYEKYINEDEDETTKNRYLKEHVSSIKLHVEQLGNKNYQDLYQIESPDFVLLFIPMEPAFAIALNEDTTLYNKAFEKNIVIVTPSTLLATLRTIDSMWTNQKQQENAFEIARQAGALYDKFEGFVADLIKIGKKIDESKVEYQGAMNKLVDGKGNLITSVEKLKKMGAKAKKALPDNILRRAETDENTLLN